One segment of Podospora pseudopauciseta strain CBS 411.78 chromosome 5 map unlocalized CBS411.78m_5.2, whole genome shotgun sequence DNA contains the following:
- a CDS encoding uncharacterized protein (EggNog:ENOG503PFVA) has protein sequence MAISLPHQRPSSPPTSKLHQALLTALSPLTLTHTHLSLPQYHPTLLATAVTTLTKIYSCPITPSLPQLLSAILPEETLPILFDTTGALLSGLDDQAKTILYIQAVTGLVLIFEHLCKHGDITAGVVDRELRLFEQSKQKRSVLERIEEGGLLGECYTVEAVVEFIVGVIDEQEKEEVVNEVEIEQVVTNEKVDWEMGSRPYGNMGLPWGFTIMALN, from the exons atggcgATTTCACTCCCCCACCAAAGGCCATCAagcccaccaacctccaaacTCCACC AAGCCCTCCTCACagccctctcccccttgaCCCTAACGcacacccacctctccctcccccaataccaccccaccctcctcgccaccgCGGtgaccaccctcaccaaaaTCTACTCCTGTCcgatcaccccctccctccctcagctcttgtccgccatcctcccagaggaaaccctccccatcctcttcgaCACAACAggcgccctcctctccggcCTTGACGACCAGGCCAAAACCATTCTTTATATCCAGGCCGTCACCGGGCTAGTTCTCATCTTTGAGCACCTCTGCAAACATGGGGACATCACTGCTGGCGTGGTGGATAGAGAGCTGAGGTTGTTTGAGCAGAGCAAGCAAAAGAGAAGTGTGCTGGAAAGGAtcgaggaagggggtttgttgggggAGTGTTATACCGttgaggcggtggtggagtttaTTGTGGGGGTTATTGACgagcaagaaaaagaagaggtggTGAATGAGGTTGAGATTGAGCAGGTGGTGACGAATGAGAAGGTTGactgggagatggggagcaGGCCGTATGGGAATATGGGCTTGCCGTGGGGGTTTACCATTATGGCTTTGAACTAG
- the YKE2 gene encoding Prefoldin subunit 6 (BUSCO:EOG09265E8A; COG:O; EggNog:ENOG503P59T): MADIQRRLQALSEDYAKLQKDLQDTVTSRQKLEAQMQENLGVQQVRVPPWRSARMTLTTEQEFEKLKDGETIYKLIGPVLLKQDRTDAESTVKGRLEFIEKEITRLEGHIKETQAKMEKKKTEIIQVQTSAQAAVGAGPQAVKGRA, from the exons ATGGCTGATATCCAACGTCGGCTTCAGGCCCTCTCTGAGGACTACGCCAAGCTACAAAAAG ATCTCCAAGACACAGTAACGTCTCGGCAAAAGCTGGAGGCTCAGATGCAGGAGAATTTGGGCGTACAACAGGTTCGTGTCCCACCATGGAGATCGGCCAGGATGACATTGACAACAGAACAGGAAttcgagaagctcaaagaCGGCGAGACCATCTACAAGCTCATCGGGCCAGTGCTCTTGAAGCAGGACAGGACAGATGCGGAGAGCACGGTGAAGGGGCGGTTGGAGTTTATTGAAAAGGAAAT CACGAGACTGGAAGGCCACATCAAGGAGACGCAggccaagatggagaagaagaagaccgaGATCATTCAGGTTCAAACCAGTGCTCAGGCTGCCGTTGGTGCTGGCCCTCAGGCTGTCAAGGGGCGCGCTTAA